A stretch of Orientia tsutsugamushi DNA encodes these proteins:
- the nuoL gene encoding NADH-quinone oxidoreductase subunit L → MLFLITLLPCLPLISGVISRLNNSFATKIISYITVMLIASTSFAAILVFWNISKHNSVEHIILFEWIELLNFKSHWAIYIDKLTALMLVIVSLISTIVHIYSIGYLHDDKELPKFMSYLSFFTFFMLMLVSSDNFLQLFFGWEGVGVSSYLLIGFWYKKHAATIAAYKAFIVNRFADCAFLLAIIAIIYNCNSVEFKPVFSHAEQLSKTIVSIFDIKISVLDLICCLLFIGCMGKSAQIGLHIWLPDAMEGPTPASALIHAATMVTAGIFLLARCSFMFEYSTAILNLIAITGGFTCILTSIIAVCQNDIKKIIAYSTCSQLGYMVMACGSSSYNGAMFHLLTHAFFKAMLFLAAGNVIHMTHQQDLNKMPQQLWRVMSYTYGLFWLGTLAIVGIFPFSGFYSKDMILESVYLTDNKFVYYLGIIAVFFTAMYSIKLIIGIFHRPSFSSTKHSIKEVSIIMNLPLLILAIGSAISGWYCYNILTIGKVEYFANSLVNNGILENSHINCLMIKILPILAGVFGLIIGGLIYYCKSNVNISIINSISSPARNKFYFDEIYNTLLVKPFNIVSYYLSIFDIKCINKFLDDSVIFLVQNGFSGIKKMQSGYVSYYILIALVSMTAFFTLIVINYFITSN, encoded by the coding sequence ATGTTATTTTTAATTACATTATTACCGTGTTTACCTTTAATTTCAGGTGTAATTAGTAGATTAAATAATAGTTTTGCAACAAAAATAATATCTTATATAACTGTTATGTTAATTGCTAGTACTAGCTTTGCTGCAATTTTAGTTTTTTGGAATATTAGTAAGCATAATAGTGTTGAACATATAATATTATTTGAGTGGATTGAGCTGTTAAATTTTAAATCACATTGGGCTATTTACATTGATAAATTAACAGCACTAATGTTAGTCATAGTATCCTTAATTTCTACGATAGTTCATATTTATTCTATAGGTTATTTACATGACGATAAAGAATTACCTAAATTCATGTCATATTTATCTTTTTTTACTTTTTTCATGTTGATGTTAGTCTCATCAGATAATTTTTTACAGCTATTTTTTGGATGGGAAGGAGTAGGGGTAAGTTCTTACTTATTAATAGGATTTTGGTATAAAAAACATGCCGCAACAATTGCAGCATATAAAGCATTTATTGTTAATAGATTTGCTGACTGTGCGTTTCTTTTAGCAATTATTGCTATTATTTATAATTGTAACTCTGTAGAATTTAAGCCGGTATTTAGTCATGCTGAACAATTATCAAAAACAATAGTCTCAATTTTTGATATTAAAATCAGTGTTTTAGACTTAATTTGTTGTTTGCTATTTATTGGATGTATGGGCAAATCTGCTCAAATTGGTTTGCATATATGGTTACCAGATGCTATGGAAGGGCCTACTCCTGCATCAGCACTAATTCATGCTGCTACTATGGTAACAGCTGGCATATTCTTATTGGCTAGATGTTCATTTATGTTTGAATATTCTACAGCAATATTAAATCTTATTGCTATTACTGGTGGGTTTACTTGTATATTAACTTCAATAATTGCAGTTTGTCAAAATGATATAAAAAAAATCATTGCATATTCTACCTGTAGTCAATTAGGTTATATGGTAATGGCATGTGGATCATCTAGTTATAATGGAGCAATGTTTCATTTACTAACGCATGCTTTTTTTAAAGCAATGTTATTTTTAGCTGCAGGCAATGTTATACATATGACTCATCAGCAAGATTTAAATAAAATGCCGCAGCAATTGTGGAGAGTTATGTCTTATACTTATGGGTTATTTTGGTTAGGAACATTAGCAATTGTTGGAATATTTCCTTTTTCAGGATTCTATTCAAAGGATATGATACTAGAATCTGTTTATCTTACAGACAATAAATTTGTTTATTATCTGGGGATTATTGCAGTATTTTTCACAGCGATGTATTCAATTAAATTAATTATAGGAATTTTTCATCGACCTTCTTTTTCATCAACTAAACATTCGATTAAGGAAGTTTCGATAATTATGAATCTGCCGTTATTAATCTTAGCAATTGGTAGTGCTATTTCTGGATGGTATTGTTATAATATCTTAACTATTGGAAAAGTTGAATATTTTGCTAATTCATTAGTTAATAATGGAATTTTAGAAAATTCACATATTAATTGCTTGATGATAAAAATACTTCCAATTTTAGCAGGAGTATTTGGCTTAATAATTGGTGGGTTAATTTATTATTGTAAAAGTAACGTAAATATTAGCATAATCAATAGTATTAGTTCTCCAGCTAGGAACAAGTTTTATTTTGATGAAATATATAATACTTTACTAGTGAAACCCTTTAATATTGTTTCGTACTACTTAAGTATATTTGATATTAAATGCATAAATAAATTCTTAGATGATAGCGTGATATTTTTAGTGCAAAATGGGTTTTCAGGTATAAAAAAAATGCAATCAGGGTATGTATCTTACTATATACTAATAGCACTAGTTAGCATGACTGCATTTTTTACTTTAATTGTTATTAATTACTTTATAACTAGTAACTAA
- the frr gene encoding ribosome recycling factor — protein MNHEELINSLTKKMNGALQVLDADLKGLRVGQASAYFLDPVQVEAYNSRVPILQVATISVSDTKTILVQVWDKSLVKAVKKAIMEANLGVSIISDDNQIIRLQLPIPSEERRKELVKIAHKYQEKSKIIVRNIRRDGIELIKQMEQNTECSKDEAHIYSKEIQELTDKYCDKIDKIIKLKEQDIINL, from the coding sequence ATGAATCATGAAGAACTAATTAATTCATTAACAAAAAAAATGAACGGCGCACTACAAGTACTTGATGCAGATCTTAAAGGATTAAGAGTTGGACAAGCATCTGCATATTTTTTAGATCCAGTACAAGTTGAAGCATATAATAGCAGAGTTCCAATATTACAAGTTGCAACAATTTCAGTATCAGATACAAAAACTATCCTTGTTCAAGTATGGGACAAAAGTCTTGTTAAAGCTGTTAAAAAAGCAATTATGGAAGCAAATTTAGGAGTTTCTATTATTTCAGATGACAATCAAATAATCAGATTACAGCTTCCTATTCCAAGTGAAGAACGTAGAAAAGAATTAGTTAAAATAGCGCATAAATATCAAGAAAAAAGCAAAATCATTGTTCGAAATATTAGACGTGATGGCATAGAGCTCATTAAGCAAATGGAACAAAACACCGAATGCTCAAAAGATGAAGCACACATATACAGCAAAGAAATACAGGAATTAACAGATAAATATTGTGATAAAATTGATAAAATAATTAAACTTAAAGAACAAGATATTATTAATTTATAA
- a CDS encoding porin, with translation MRKFIKVNSIKLVNVLYLSSVFFVSHAFAEITHKFSGAFSFEAGVPYYHFKPRSDNVSAYRKNVGLYSEGNVSLSVQDELENISYGGKVVLHTTTKAKGAASLNGSRLFIKSKIGLMEFGSQHSIAKVMQISPKTCGAMGTWSRYVKFPENYVFAASSSLPVESFSTNAVGYSGTESVRKISYYTPEYYGLTLGVSYIPDTSNSTGNVGDDTTTKAIVIKLPGCTNRYVQYRLVATDAWVGGINYKHNFQSGSSIKLGAVIEYGNAIPMKVYNNPECKSEHKIDDVINVKDILAYSLGVSLSKENIHCGVSYSTWGDSFFSDEIVTKPKSDSWSIGIAYVEVPIGVSLEWSYDTYGDRNSRHVITFGSDYQLAEGLSAYFDLSYFIAKGSKVLLDNDPKKTQIASYDDQVKPFSGICGILGIKIKF, from the coding sequence ATGAGAAAGTTTATTAAAGTAAATAGTATAAAATTAGTTAATGTATTGTACTTGAGTAGTGTGTTTTTTGTTAGCCATGCTTTTGCAGAGATTACTCACAAGTTTAGTGGGGCATTTAGTTTTGAAGCTGGAGTTCCTTATTACCATTTTAAGCCGCGTAGTGATAATGTTTCTGCTTATAGAAAAAATGTAGGATTATATTCAGAAGGGAATGTAAGTCTTAGTGTACAAGATGAGTTAGAGAATATAAGTTACGGTGGTAAAGTAGTATTGCATACTACTACAAAAGCTAAAGGAGCTGCATCTTTAAATGGGTCCAGGCTTTTTATAAAATCTAAAATTGGGTTAATGGAGTTTGGATCTCAGCATAGCATAGCTAAAGTGATGCAAATTAGCCCTAAGACCTGTGGAGCGATGGGAACATGGTCTAGATATGTAAAATTTCCAGAAAATTATGTATTTGCAGCTAGCAGTAGTTTACCTGTAGAATCGTTCTCAACTAATGCTGTTGGGTATTCAGGAACTGAGTCTGTAAGGAAGATATCATATTATACTCCTGAATATTATGGATTAACATTGGGCGTTTCATATATTCCTGATACTAGTAATAGTACTGGCAATGTTGGAGATGATACTACTACTAAAGCTATAGTTATAAAGTTACCAGGGTGTACCAATAGATATGTTCAATATAGATTGGTAGCAACTGATGCTTGGGTAGGTGGAATAAATTATAAACATAACTTTCAAAGCGGTTCTAGTATTAAGCTAGGTGCAGTTATAGAATATGGTAATGCTATTCCAATGAAGGTATACAATAATCCAGAATGTAAGAGTGAACATAAAATTGATGATGTTATTAATGTTAAAGATATACTAGCTTATAGTCTTGGAGTTAGCTTAAGCAAAGAGAATATTCATTGTGGAGTATCTTATAGTACATGGGGAGATAGTTTTTTCAGTGATGAGATTGTAACAAAACCTAAGAGTGATTCTTGGAGTATAGGCATTGCTTATGTAGAAGTTCCGATAGGTGTTAGTCTTGAATGGTCTTATGACACTTATGGAGATCGTAATAGTAGGCATGTTATAACTTTTGGTAGCGATTATCAATTAGCTGAAGGATTGTCAGCATACTTTGATCTTAGTTATTTTATAGCTAAGGGGAGCAAGGTATTATTAGATAATGATCCTAAAAAGACGCAGATAGCAAGTTATGATGATCAAGTCAAACCTTTTAGTGGAATATGCGGTATTCTTGGTATTAAAATTAAATTTTAA
- a CDS encoding NADH-quinone oxidoreductase subunit J: protein MLFFYLFSVLALLGSIGVITSKNPVYAVLWLIFVFCNTSGLLILLGAEFLAFLLVIVYAGAVAILFLFVVMMLNIKSDNLVLVKTRTILNIPIYVIIAFIFIIDLSIIIVMCFSNYCPIHYEENNLDIKAIGRVLYTEYALPFQLSGIILLIAMIGCVVLTVRKRSGVKRQDHYSQINRNRNSSIQVVKVEVNKGIEDVDSN from the coding sequence ATGTTATTTTTTTATTTATTTTCTGTTTTAGCATTACTTGGGAGTATTGGCGTTATAACAAGCAAAAATCCAGTGTATGCAGTATTGTGGTTAATATTTGTGTTCTGTAATACATCTGGATTACTAATATTACTTGGAGCAGAATTTTTAGCTTTCTTATTAGTAATAGTTTATGCCGGGGCTGTTGCAATTTTATTTCTTTTTGTAGTAATGATGTTGAATATAAAGTCTGACAATCTAGTTTTAGTGAAAACGCGTACTATTTTAAATATTCCAATTTATGTAATTATTGCTTTCATTTTTATCATTGATTTAAGCATAATTATTGTTATGTGTTTTAGCAATTACTGTCCCATACATTATGAGGAAAATAACTTAGATATTAAAGCTATTGGTAGAGTACTATATACTGAATATGCGCTACCGTTTCAGTTATCTGGAATAATATTGTTGATCGCAATGATTGGTTGCGTTGTATTAACAGTACGTAAAAGATCTGGAGTTAAAAGGCAAGATCATTACTCTCAAATTAATCGCAATAGAAATAGCAGCATTCAAGTTGTTAAAGTTGAAGTTAACAAGGGGATAGAGGATGTCGATTCTAATTAA
- the nuoH gene encoding NADH-quinone oxidoreductase subunit NuoH: protein MTICTDIIANGYDLKTLIYNSGVVSIKVIALIICLLLATAYLTFAERKVIAYMQLRVGPSLAGPFGLLQPIADAVKLVFKEPIIPAKADRKLFIIAPIITFVLSLLGWSVIPIDHDIVLSRIHIGGILFILAVTSLGVYGIIIAGWASNSKYAFLGAVRSAAQMISYELAMALSIVAVLIVTGEMDLIQIVEAQKTRPIWLTIMMLPLAVIYFISILAKTNRLPFDLPEAESELVAGYNVEYSSMAFAMFFLGEYANMILGSSLMTIMFLGGYLPPFNLEILTFIPGYIWFILKVSMVLFCFLWIRATLPRYRYDQLMYLGLKVFLPIVLAWIIVVSAILVYSNNLP from the coding sequence ATGACTATCTGTACAGATATAATTGCAAATGGCTACGATTTAAAAACACTAATTTATAATAGTGGAGTTGTTTCAATAAAAGTTATAGCGTTAATTATTTGCTTGTTACTTGCAACAGCATATTTAACATTTGCTGAGAGAAAAGTTATTGCTTATATGCAGTTACGGGTTGGGCCTAGTTTGGCTGGCCCATTTGGATTGTTACAGCCGATAGCTGATGCTGTAAAATTAGTTTTTAAAGAGCCTATTATACCAGCAAAAGCTGATAGGAAATTGTTTATTATAGCTCCAATTATTACTTTTGTATTATCTTTATTAGGTTGGTCTGTAATTCCAATTGACCATGATATCGTTCTTTCTAGAATTCATATAGGAGGAATATTATTTATATTAGCAGTAACTTCATTAGGAGTTTATGGAATTATAATTGCTGGTTGGGCAAGTAATTCTAAGTATGCTTTTTTAGGTGCTGTAAGGTCTGCAGCTCAAATGATTTCATATGAATTAGCAATGGCACTAAGTATAGTTGCAGTACTTATTGTGACTGGAGAAATGGATTTGATTCAAATTGTTGAAGCGCAAAAAACTAGGCCTATATGGTTAACAATAATGATGCTACCATTAGCAGTTATTTATTTTATATCAATATTAGCTAAAACTAATAGGCTGCCATTTGATCTTCCAGAGGCTGAATCTGAGCTAGTTGCAGGATATAATGTTGAGTATTCTTCTATGGCTTTTGCTATGTTTTTTCTTGGAGAATATGCTAACATGATCTTGGGTAGTAGCTTAATGACCATCATGTTTTTAGGAGGATACTTGCCTCCATTTAATTTAGAGATATTAACTTTCATTCCAGGTTATATATGGTTTATATTAAAAGTATCTATGGTATTATTCTGTTTTTTATGGATACGAGCAACATTGCCACGATATAGATATGATCAATTAATGTATTTGGGATTGAAAGTATTTTTGCCGATTGTATTAGCTTGGATAATAGTAGTATCAGCTATTTTAGTATATAGTAATAACTTACCATAG
- the nuoI gene encoding NADH-quinone oxidoreductase subunit NuoI: MTNFTKSFLLYEIIVGMFLTLKYFFKSKVTIRYPNEVSKLSPRFKGEHALRRYPDGEERCIACKLCEAICPAQAITIEAKEQPNGSRRTTKYDIDMTKCIYCGLCQEACPVDAIVEGPNLEFATETHQELLYNKEKLLRNGDMWEHVIAKNLKVDSIYR, from the coding sequence ATAACTAATTTTACTAAATCTTTTCTTTTGTATGAAATTATTGTTGGAATGTTTTTAACTTTGAAATATTTTTTTAAATCTAAAGTTACGATTCGTTATCCTAATGAAGTTAGCAAATTGAGCCCAAGATTTAAAGGAGAGCATGCTTTAAGACGCTATCCAGATGGTGAAGAGAGATGTATAGCATGTAAATTATGCGAAGCTATTTGTCCAGCTCAAGCTATTACTATTGAAGCAAAAGAGCAGCCGAATGGTAGTAGGCGCACTACTAAATATGATATTGATATGACTAAGTGTATATATTGCGGACTGTGTCAAGAAGCATGCCCAGTAGATGCTATTGTTGAAGGGCCGAATTTGGAATTTGCTACAGAAACTCATCAGGAATTATTGTATAACAAGGAGAAACTGTTAAGAAATGGTGATATGTGGGAACATGTAATAGCTAAAAATTTAAAAGTGGATAGTATTTACAGGTAG
- a CDS encoding NADH-quinone oxidoreductase subunit M: protein MPIIATQNIPILSVCISLPLSALIILLLMRLSNYFNKLVYVKFIALLSSVLTLLCTIYLLVQFDNTAHTYQFVELYSIFKLIGLNYHVGVDGISIFFIALTALLTLLSIVISIFTVKKKLEDNLLCFLLIESLVIGAFSSMNLLLFFMFFEASLFPIFLLIGIWGSSNRIYAALKFFLYSFVGSVFFLVAIIYIHTYTGTLEIAELYDLMPRFDISVQMLLWLSIFVAFAIKIPMLPLHSWLPDAHVEAQTGGSVMLAGILLKLGGFGLLRICLPMLPAASQKFSSIAMIFSVAAIIYFSIIAFQQIDIKKAIAYSSIAHMGYVTVGIFSLNTYGIQGAIFQMLSHGLISPALFMIIGILYDRTHTREIRFYGGLAIKMTKLASIFMAAVLGSIGVPGTSGFIGEFLVLLGAITASPLIGSFAILGVLLGAVYMLSLYRRIMLGEITNQRVYQLNDISLSEKVAVLPLIVAMFIIGVYPKFVLNILLIPAKNLSNLFII from the coding sequence ATGCCAATAATAGCAACTCAAAATATTCCTATATTATCAGTTTGTATTTCTTTGCCATTAAGTGCATTGATAATTTTATTGCTTATGAGATTAAGCAATTATTTTAATAAATTAGTGTATGTTAAATTCATTGCACTATTAAGTTCAGTATTAACATTACTTTGTACCATATATTTATTAGTACAATTTGATAATACTGCACATACGTATCAGTTTGTTGAATTATATTCAATATTTAAATTGATTGGGCTTAATTATCATGTAGGTGTTGATGGTATATCTATCTTCTTTATTGCTTTAACTGCTTTACTTACACTATTATCTATTGTTATTAGTATTTTTACTGTTAAGAAAAAACTGGAAGATAATTTATTATGTTTTTTATTAATAGAATCATTAGTTATCGGAGCTTTTAGCTCGATGAATTTATTGCTATTTTTCATGTTTTTTGAAGCATCATTGTTTCCAATATTTTTACTAATAGGAATTTGGGGAAGCAGCAATAGAATCTATGCTGCATTAAAGTTTTTTTTGTATAGTTTTGTTGGATCAGTATTTTTCTTGGTAGCTATTATATATATACACACATACACTGGTACACTTGAGATTGCAGAGTTATATGATCTTATGCCTAGGTTTGATATATCAGTACAAATGCTATTATGGTTAAGTATATTTGTTGCTTTTGCTATTAAAATACCTATGTTGCCTTTGCATAGTTGGTTGCCTGATGCTCACGTTGAAGCCCAAACTGGAGGTTCTGTAATGCTAGCTGGAATATTACTTAAATTGGGTGGATTTGGATTATTAAGAATATGTTTGCCTATGTTGCCAGCTGCATCACAAAAATTTAGTAGTATAGCCATGATATTCAGTGTAGCTGCTATTATTTATTTTTCTATTATAGCTTTTCAACAAATAGATATAAAAAAAGCAATTGCTTATTCTTCAATTGCTCATATGGGGTATGTTACTGTTGGTATTTTTAGCTTGAATACTTATGGAATTCAGGGAGCAATTTTTCAAATGTTAAGTCATGGATTGATATCACCAGCTTTATTTATGATTATTGGTATTTTATATGATCGAACTCATACTAGAGAAATAAGGTTTTATGGTGGTTTAGCTATTAAAATGACTAAATTAGCTAGTATTTTTATGGCAGCAGTACTTGGGTCAATAGGTGTGCCAGGTACAAGTGGATTTATTGGTGAATTTTTAGTGTTATTAGGGGCTATTACCGCATCTCCATTAATTGGAAGTTTTGCAATTCTAGGAGTGTTACTTGGGGCTGTATATATGCTTTCGCTTTATCGGCGTATTATGTTAGGAGAAATTACTAATCAAAGAGTTTATCAGTTGAATGATATTTCATTAAGTGAAAAGGTAGCTGTGCTACCTTTAATAGTAGCTATGTTTATAATAGGTGTATATCCTAAATTTGTATTAAACATTTTATTGATACCAGCTAAGAACTTAAGCAATTTATTTATTATATAA
- the nuoK gene encoding NADH-quinone oxidoreductase subunit NuoK: MSILIKEIGLIHYLIFTTILFGIGLIGVMRNWCSVILTLMSIELMLLAVNVNFIVFASYYNNIIGQIFSIMIFSVAAAESAIGLAIIVVHFRNCSSISVKDLNKLKG, encoded by the coding sequence ATGTCGATTCTAATTAAAGAAATAGGTCTAATACATTATTTGATATTTACAACGATACTATTTGGAATTGGATTGATTGGAGTTATGCGGAATTGGTGTAGTGTAATTTTGACCCTCATGTCAATAGAGTTAATGCTATTAGCAGTTAATGTTAATTTCATAGTGTTTGCAAGTTATTATAATAATATTATAGGGCAAATTTTTAGTATAATGATATTTTCGGTAGCAGCAGCTGAATCTGCTATTGGATTAGCAATAATTGTGGTACATTTTCGTAATTGTTCTTCAATTTCAGTTAAGGATTTAAACAAATTGAAGGGATAA
- the nuoG gene encoding NADH-quinone oxidoreductase subunit NuoG, whose product MVNLIINNKKVKIKDEITIIQACELLNIEVPRFCYHERLAIAGNCRMCLVEIENSPKLVASCAMSISDGMVIHTNSPRVEKARKSVMEFLLINHPLDCPVCDQGGECDLQDQAFKYGSKVSRFNENKRIVKDKYMGPLIATHMTRCIHCTRCIRFAQDIAGIPEIGAIGRGENMEVQTYLERSMKSELSGNVIDLCPVGALNSKPYAYTARAWELTCTESVDVFDAMGSNIKINSRGLEVMRILPSYCDEINEEWISDKSRFSYDGLKYQRLDRPYIKRNGRLQEASWNEALEYIADKMRETPGDKMAAIAGTMADCESMFALKLLMQNFSCGNFDTNQFNYKWDISSRGNYLFNTSIAGVDFSDLCLLVGVDMNFSAPVLGARLTRLQRSRKLKILNIGPENYEHRFNVIDLGNNPSLLVDILSGNHQIINEINNAKKPMMIIGDLAYARDDGFKVLELCQNIAYKYNFIQQNWNGYNILHNHASTVGAIDLGFIADSNSKNVAEILNSCEQGEISLVYLLGADELDTSKLSNAFVIYQGHHGDVGANCADIVLPGAAYTEKNAIYVNFEGRAQYARQAVSKVGSAKDDWLIIKNISDKVKSKFYFKDLDDLRSQAAKVAKSLRNIGNIQKSRVKKIKSDIILNTEEVFALKKRNFYITDVITRVSPVMAECTKVQKG is encoded by the coding sequence ATGGTTAACCTGATAATTAATAATAAAAAAGTTAAAATTAAAGACGAAATAACAATTATTCAAGCTTGTGAGTTATTGAATATCGAAGTGCCAAGATTTTGCTATCACGAACGGTTGGCTATAGCTGGCAACTGTAGAATGTGCTTAGTTGAAATTGAAAATTCTCCTAAGCTAGTAGCTTCATGCGCAATGTCTATATCAGATGGTATGGTAATTCATACAAATTCTCCAAGAGTTGAAAAAGCTCGAAAAAGTGTTATGGAATTTTTATTAATTAATCATCCACTAGATTGTCCAGTTTGTGACCAAGGCGGAGAATGTGATTTGCAGGATCAAGCATTTAAATATGGTAGTAAAGTTAGCCGCTTTAATGAAAACAAGCGCATAGTTAAAGATAAATATATGGGGCCATTAATTGCAACTCATATGACGCGTTGTATTCACTGTACTAGATGTATTAGATTTGCTCAAGATATAGCAGGGATACCAGAAATAGGAGCAATTGGCAGAGGAGAAAATATGGAAGTGCAGACTTACTTAGAGAGAAGTATGAAATCTGAATTGTCTGGTAATGTAATTGATCTTTGCCCAGTTGGAGCATTGAATTCTAAGCCTTATGCTTATACAGCAAGAGCATGGGAATTAACATGCACTGAATCAGTTGATGTATTTGATGCTATGGGATCAAATATTAAGATAAATTCTCGTGGTTTAGAGGTAATGCGAATTTTGCCATCTTATTGTGATGAAATCAATGAAGAATGGATATCTGATAAAAGTAGATTTTCTTATGATGGATTAAAATATCAGCGTCTTGATAGACCATATATAAAAAGAAATGGCAGATTGCAAGAAGCAAGCTGGAATGAGGCTTTAGAATATATAGCTGATAAGATGAGAGAAACTCCTGGAGATAAAATGGCGGCTATTGCTGGTACTATGGCAGATTGTGAATCAATGTTTGCTCTAAAATTATTGATGCAAAATTTTAGCTGTGGTAATTTTGACACTAATCAATTTAATTATAAATGGGATATTAGCTCTCGAGGAAATTATTTATTTAATACCTCAATTGCTGGAGTTGATTTTTCGGATTTATGTTTGCTAGTTGGAGTTGATATGAATTTTTCTGCTCCAGTTCTTGGAGCAAGGTTAACAAGATTACAACGTTCGAGGAAATTAAAAATATTGAATATTGGCCCAGAAAATTATGAGCATAGGTTTAATGTAATTGACCTAGGAAATAACCCTAGTTTATTGGTTGATATTTTAAGTGGTAACCACCAAATTATAAATGAGATTAATAACGCTAAAAAACCGATGATGATTATTGGTGACTTGGCTTATGCCCGTGATGATGGTTTTAAAGTGCTTGAATTGTGTCAAAATATTGCTTACAAGTATAATTTCATTCAACAAAATTGGAATGGGTATAATATTTTACATAATCATGCTTCGACTGTTGGAGCTATTGATTTGGGGTTTATTGCAGATAGTAATAGTAAAAATGTAGCTGAAATTTTAAATAGCTGCGAACAAGGAGAAATATCATTAGTTTATTTGTTAGGTGCTGATGAGCTTGATACAAGTAAGCTAAGTAATGCTTTTGTTATTTATCAAGGGCATCATGGTGATGTAGGGGCTAACTGTGCTGATATAGTATTGCCTGGAGCAGCATATACTGAAAAAAATGCTATTTATGTTAATTTTGAGGGTAGGGCGCAATATGCTAGACAAGCAGTTTCTAAGGTAGGTTCAGCTAAAGACGATTGGTTAATTATCAAAAATATATCTGATAAAGTAAAATCTAAATTTTACTTTAAAGACCTAGATGATTTAAGAAGTCAAGCTGCTAAAGTTGCTAAATCATTAAGAAATATTGGTAATATACAAAAAAGCAGAGTAAAAAAGATTAAAAGTGATATTATATTGAATACTGAAGAAGTATTTGCTTTAAAGAAACGTAATTTTTATATTACTGATGTAATTACTAGAGTATCACCAGTTATGGCAGAATGTACAAAAGTACAAAAGGGATAA